Proteins encoded together in one Lathyrus oleraceus cultivar Zhongwan6 chromosome 5, CAAS_Psat_ZW6_1.0, whole genome shotgun sequence window:
- the LOC127084216 gene encoding transcription factor MYB93, whose amino-acid sequence MGRSPCCDENGLKKGPWTTEEDQKLVEHIQQHGHGSWRALPKLAGLNRCGKSCRLRWTNYLRPDIKRGKFSQEEEQTILHLHSILGNKWSAIATHLPGRTDNEIKNFWNTHLKKKLIQMGFDPMTHQPRTDLVSTLPYLLALANMTDLMDHHQSSSWDAMSSLQADAVHVAKLQCLHYLLQSSNINNSYDQNAISITNMEQQQQQQPLSNVKQNIIIDADSTHAASFSQPLPHQSMIPQHFLDPPQVSFSSQSCLNNEQGQNGTITNFATVDETSWINNVPCSAPISIVPPDASSSTSSYGGGVGGPSATAYWSELFFEDTILHDLS is encoded by the exons ATGGGAAGGTCCCCATGTTGTGATGAAAATGGCCTTAAGAAAGGACCATGGACTACTGAAGAAGATCAAAAGCTTGTTGAACACATTCAACAACATGGCCATGGAAGTTGGAGAGCACTCCCTAAGCTAGCAG GTCTTAATAGATGTGGAAAGAGTTGTAGACTAAGGTGGACAAATTATTTAAGGCCTGATATTAAGAGAGGAAAATTTTCTCAGGAAGAAGAACAAACAATTCTTCATCTTCATTCAATCCTCGGAAACAA ATGGTCTGCAATTGCAACGCATCTACCCGGAAGAACGGATAACGAGATAAAGAACTTCTGGAACACGCATTTAAAGAAAAAGTTGATTCAAATGGGTTTCGATCCAATGACTCACCAACCAAGAACCGATCTTGTTTCCACTTTGCCATATCTACTAGCTTTAGCAAACATGACAGATCTTATGGATCATCATCAGTCATCATCATGGGATGCAATGAGTAGTTTACAAGCAGATGCAGTTCATGTTGCGAAACTTCAATGCCTTCATTATTTACTCCAATCTTCAAATATTAATAATTCATATGACCAAAATGCCATCAGCATCACAAACATggaacaacaacaacaacaacaacctttATCTAATGTGAAACAAAACATAATAATTGATGCTGATAGTACTCATGCAGCCTCATTTTCTCAACCACTCCCCCACCAAAGTATGATACCTCAACACTTTTTAGACCCACCACAAGTCTCTTTCAGTTCACAATCATGTTTGAATAACGAACAGGGTCAAAATGGTACTATTACAAACTTTGCAACAGTTGACGAAACATCATGGATTAATAATGTTCCATGTTCTGCTCCAATATCAATTGTTCCTCCAGATGCCAGCAGCAGCACTTCTAGCTATGGAGGAGGAGTAGGAGGACCATCTGCAACAGCTTATTGGTCGGAACTTTTTTTTGAGGACACTATTCTGCATGACTTATCTTAG